The genomic DNA AAATCAGTGTGTTAATTGTGGAGGTGCGTGATCTAGATTCTTCTTAAAAGCTTTGTTGCTTAATAGGAAAAGTATGTAAGAGTGCATTGAGCTAATTGTAAATAGTCATCGTTTGTTcctgtttgtttgcttttttactttctttgaagttgtttttattaatattcgtaGGCAACCATTGTTATGAAATAAGGCAAACTGTCATATAACCAAGCCACAATATCCCGCAAaaatcaaaagatgaaaagaaatgaCGAAGGAATGAAAGTGACGCAAACGGGTTGGTCGACTcgataaacaattaaataagtaaataaatagatgaataaacaagGGACAGGAATGCGAGCTCAAGTACACCCTCACTGGAGGGCAGTCAGATGGCCCACTGTCGAAGGCAATGCTGAGAGGGCTTACGTGTTCGGAAATGTAAAGAATttatgagagtgtgtgtgtgtatgtgtgtgtctgttagaAGGTGGCCTTCGATTTTGTAGCAATTGGAGCAGTTAATCATATTCTTTCATTTACAATAACTGTATCTGCATCTCATTTGCATTGTTAGGCTTTAATAGTTTCGGTTCCAAGCGCGTGATGAGGTcacatattttacttttttcattgacCTCAGTGAATGAGTGACCTCGTCAGTGCGGTAGATTATACATTAGATAGAAGTGGTGGAGAGAGCTAAAAGGAAGCAGCGACCCCGTAAAGAACTGGTCAAAGTTGAAGACAAGGAAGAATTACAGCAGTGAATTCTTGCTTATTTTTACAGTTAGGCAACACAGCTTACAGGGGAAATTTAGAGCAATACCTCAATAGTCAACACAATGATTTTAACTGGGGATGGAATCATGATGTTTTGAAACGACAGATTCTTGAGGAATAACCCaaacaaaagaggcaacaaaGCTTGTAAGGAAAAGTCTAGACCAATACCTCGATAGTTAATACATTGATTTCACATGATATTTAAAAGTGGTAATTTTTTTAGAACTATCCCAAACAGCGCTTGCAAGAGAAACGCATTGCATGATTTTGAAGACTCTCGTATCGGGTGCTCCTTTTGTCCAATTTGCATGTGTATTTTTTGTCAGTtctgcgttttttaaaagcacaGTTGTTCCAGAATACATATGCCTTTAATTTCGAACAAGAAATAACGGTGGTCAGTGTGCTCATTGTGATTTGAAAAGTGACTGAATATGCAGAATGAAGGTACCTTGACCCGATCTTCGGGGCGGTACTGATTACACCGTGTTATCTGTGGCTGTtcctgggatgaggttgctgtcCTCATGCCCGGTCGGTGttattttttaaatggaaaagtGCCCAAGTCGTTTTCCTTCCACGGGGCGATGTTGGAAGCAATTGAGTCCTTGTTACACTccgtgggtaggtgtcttgtgcCCCATATCTTTTGccgttttaattttcaattttttattttttttatttaaatttaaaaaaaaattagttcatttaaattaaaagaataatttttaatttttttttatttttttatttttttatttttttctctttgttctggtCTAGGTGTAAATATGGTGTTAATAAGTAATGTAATCCTTGTTTATCTTAATCGTTTTTCACCCTGGTAAATGTATCAAGCGATACGAAACGCCTTTCCATGAactccaaattatatatatatatatatatatatatatatatatatatatatatatatatatatatatatatatatatatatatatatatatataatataacacaaaaacacacattatacatataatatatacgtataggtATGTTAGTTCACCAAGCGTACCACGTATCCAACTCTTACAAATAACAGACAaaggtatatatactgtatatgtccCTTCAAAAACGCGGAATTTTTTTCTCACGACATCTGGCACCTGGCGCCAAGCAGCTGGTGTTTCTCATGTTTGTTTCTGTTCGCCGTGAGTTTGTGCATGTAAGCGCCAGCTGCGTTTGCTATTAACATTTCCTTAGTAAGGACGTTTTTTGCATTAATTAGTTTTATTCTgttccttgttttattttatttatgttttgacaatgaaccttattattttttttttatttagtcccaGATTGTTATGattttggtttgtttattttctgtttgttttatttaatcatttttttggTATGCTTGTAGTTTAATATTTTCAAGGACGTTTAGTTTCATTTTTACATAAAGTGAACTTTTCAAAATTTATCGCAATTTATGTAGGTGTTTTTCTTTGCTAGTAACTTTAAAAAAGCAAATGTTTCGATAGCTCAGTCCAGGAAATCAGGTAGttatgattttaaatattttcaagacGAAAAGGTAAAAAGTAAATGTGAAAAATTTTCATGAATCACTATTTAGAATggcagtaatttattaaaaagtgCGAGATTGAATGAGTGAGTAATTACGTATTAAATTGCTTTTTAACGGTACTTATTCATTTGTAAGAGCATAcgcactattttatatatatatatatatatatatatatatatatatatatataattaatatattgtatatatattgttcaagatttaagctagaaccaagaaaaagtagtcttttacccaagtttaacgCATCTTTAcgagttgccccttccactttggaggaatctattctcctttcttttgaaaaatctatctcttctcccattggtgcttggaattaacCCCACAGGGACTGGAGGCGGGACTTACCAGGAGAAAActtcaaaaggccttgaacccaggagcggattctcagaagaacaccagacctaggGCAAGTCAGAGCTCTTGCTCCTGACCAGACGCCGCTGCCGAcctccgcccccacccccctccttagCCTGGCTTTCctatgctttgggaagccccaagTATATTTTACAGTCCATAGTgccaaacatcaaggagaagatgACCAGCGTCATCAATAAGGTGCTGTAGGGAAGTTCCATTTCAACTAGGGAATTGTTTTAACctttgtttgtatttcatttccttttttgcaaggcgacttgtgcagttttcattcccccccgccatctgggctcaattctgcaATTACTCCCCTGtaatactagtaacatccccctagtgaatttaagccacgaaatggtttctgctgtgtaaatttcccagtcatttcattcccccatgagtggccttttgattgagagaaagtagtgagtaacgtttgccctggtgtggtccccctgccttatgcctgcgtcctctatttgcagacaaacgctgtgcctggctgtggtaggaattggaaatccttcgaagcttgcaattttgatccgttgcgcaattttcctaaacgCCGTGGCTGGACTGCTCCCGCCACGtggtcaggtggactgaaagcagttcccctgccccttgtgttcctggacctctgtaaattcctgtaaatatagtgctttaaactagagtccagctttcatgtaaattcctccctcctcagtaagatcggccttatgcctaagaagtttagtttttatctttGGTCAAACCCCTCATCCTCCAGttaaggcctaaattttcaataaTTGTATTCcagggaggagacgaggtggaattttgaataatatatatatatatatatatatataatatatatatacatatatatatatatatatatatatatatatatatatatatatatatatatatatatatatatatatatatatatatatatagtgtacctATACAATCAAAAACTGCAGTCATTTAAGGTCTGGTTAACTGACATTTACACAGCGTCTCTAAGCTTagattaatgtaatatatatatggtatatatatatatatatatatatatatatatatgtataactgaatcacgaaagttaggaacgtgataaatccataataaagatatatgccacgaaggaaaaataaacgaaggaggttgcagacctccttcgtttatttttccttcgaggcaggtttatctttatatatatatatatatatgtgtgtgtgtgtgtgtgtgtgtgtgtacctttgtGTTAgtttgcatatatgtgtgtggatgtgtCTATAGATATATTGCGTGTACACGTGCAAGCGTGTCCTTATTTGATCCTTCTGTGCAATCAGATAGGACAGCCACGTCCTATGTCGGCCCGAGAAATTAAAGTTTTCATTTCCTTAAGCTTGATGTTAATACACACTTCTTGCTTATCTCACTGCACCTTGTGCCATGAACCATGCATTGAGTCTCCTCTGCGCATGTCCGTGCGTCtgtatgtctgtttgtatgtcAGGATGTCTTTATCTGTGTGTGTTAGTATGATTGTATATCTGTATGCCTGCATGTGTGTTTATCTGTATATGTCTGTGTGCCTGTATATTCATTtgtctgtatgtttgtatatagttGTATGCCTGTGTGCCtgcatacatgtatgcatgtatgactgTATGTCTTTATGGCTGTAGGTTTTTATGCCTGTATGTCTTTATACATGTATTCCTGTACATTTGTGTGcctgtatatatttgtacatcTGTATGTGTGTACGTCTTTGTATCTGTATGCCTGTATGGTATGTCTATGTCTGTACGTTTTTATGTATGCCTGTACATCTATATGTCTGCATGTCTGTATATCTGTATTTTTATATGCCTGTATGTCTGTATATCTGTATGCATGTACAGCAGTATGTCTGTATGcctgtatatctatatttttatatgcctGTATGTATGCCTGTCCATCTATATGTCAGCATGCCTGTATATCTGTATTTTTATATGCCTGTATATctgtatgcatgtacatacatCAGTATGTCTGTATGCCTGTATATGTGCATTTTTGTATGCctgtatgtctgtatgtctgtatacCTGTATTTTTATATGCCTATATGTctctatatctgtatgtatgtacgccTGTACATCTCTGTGTCTGCATATCTGTACATCTGtatgtctgtatgcatgtatatctatatttcgGTATGCCTGTACGCGCGTTCATCTCCCTCATGACCTCCTGCTTTCGTTAATCGCCTCATCATCATGTCACCTTTGAGTGGAGGACGCCTGCTCCATTTTAGCAGCATCCGGGTCTGGCCTGcttaaaatcatcatcatctgctcctcctcctcctcctcctcctcgactcTGCTTTCTGCTCTCACctgctgctgctgtgctgctgctgctagcGCTGCTTTGGGACGGGGCCGGTGGTGGTCTCTCtcacttttgattttaatatcGGTGCGAATGGTCTTTGGGTTCCTCGTTAATGGCCGGGCTGTAATCCGAGGACGTAAAAGTGTTTTATGGCCGGCTGTTTCTAAGGGTACGTCGCCTTTCGAGAGAATGTTGGATTTCTTTCCTGGATTGCTTACTCTTCTTTGCTTCGCTTCGGATTGAATGTTTGGATTAGGTCAGTTTCTTCGGAATCTCCTCATCTTGTTAGTTCTTTTTGTGTATTGTACGCAGGATATTGGTTTTTGCTTTGCTGTTCTAGACCGGATATCTAAATGTCACTGTTTTGTTCGAAACCAGACGTTCGcttcatttcctttattaatGTGTTTGTCAATTTGAAAATTCATTtatcttctgtctctctcttttggtgttgttatttctaattttattattttgagatATTCGTTTTtttggacacacacatacacacacacacacacacacacacacacacacacacacacacacacacacacatatatatatatatatatatatatatatatataatatatatatatatatatatggaaatttttatTTCCTGGATTTTAAGTAACACTTActataatttcttatttaatttgcTGCTTTCAGAAAGGGCCCATCTTAAAGATGCTATTTACACGCTGATTCATTATCTTCCTTATTTCCCCAGAACTTTCTTTTTGggccttttctttttattttatttttcatgccaATTTTCCTGAAGAAAGTCTGTTGTGTTTACTTATGATGAGACTACAACCAGAACCTCTCGGCATCCGTGGACCACCAACAGTGCAGTACATATCGAATTACAAGCTTAACCCTGAACACGACTGTGTACAAGAGCCTCGGATCTCTAGTGACCCCTTGCGTCTCAGACAAAATTACTTAGATGCGTCTTAGACAAAATTACTTAGATACTTAGAAAACATACTTAGATACGTCTCAGACAAAATTACTTAGATGCGTCTTAGACAAAATTACTTAGATGCGTCTTAGACAAAATTACTTAGATGCGTCTTGGACAAAATTACTTAGATGCGTCTTGGACAAAATTACTTAGATGCGTCTCAGACAATATTACTTAGATGCGTCTTAGACAAAATTACTTAGATGCGTCTCAGACAAATACTTCGAGCGTCTCAGACACTATTACTTAGAGCGTTCTGGACAAAATTACTTAGATAGCGTCATCAGACATATTACTTAGGATGCTCGGTCTTGACAAAATACTAGATTGCGTCTCAGACAAATTATTAGATGCGTCTTAGACAAAATTACTTAGATGCGTCTCAGACAATATTACTTAGATGCGTCTCAGACAAAATTACTTAGATGCGTCTCAGACAAAATTACTTGGATGCGTTGCCAGGCAAGATTTTTTAGATAGGTTGCAAAAGATAATAAGTTTGAGATTAAGATCAAATCTCGTAGCTTTAAAAGCATTCCATTATTATCAGTTTTCTATGAAAGAAAACCatggagatggctatttgtctgtacgTCCTCAATttttgtgtccgccctcagatcgtaaaaactactggggctataGGGCTccaaatgggtatgttgatcatccatcctccagtcatcaaacataccaaattgcagccctctagcctcagtaggttttattttatttaaggttataggTTGCCATGATTGTGTATCTGgtagcaacacaggccaccaccgggggccgtagctgaatgtttcatgggccgcggctgagagtttcatacagcattaacaaatacaaaactcGAAATAATGGATGGTCTTATGGCAGCTTAAGCCCatgcccagtggtggcctgtgagTGATGGTAGtctgctaattattattattattattattcagaagatgaaccctaatcacatggaacaaactcacagagcttccaaagaatgtggttttAATTAGAAGAAGTGATAAATGATGTtgttgtggacctctggactcgtCTGCCAAGTGAGACGAGCTGGATGAAAATACAGAGGTACTTTAGCAAATTCCGAAACATTCAAGTGAAATTAGGAAACCAtgaaataatgatagaaatttaCATGAATTTTAGTAGAAAAATAAGCTGTAGTCATATGAAACTTAAGGTTAGTtaagataagtatatcttagtttaaccagtccattgagctgattaacagctctcctagggctggcccgaaggattagatatttttacgtggctaggaaccaattggtcacctagcaacgggacctatagcttattgtgggatccgaaccacaatatgtCGAGagattaatttctatcaccagaaatcaattcctctcattccgtgttggccgagccgagaatcgaacttcggaccaccggattggcagccgagcgcgaaaaccactcgtccaacgaggaactcttaaGGTTAGAAAGGACCAATATGTACGTGATTTGGATATGAGCTGAAAGTTGTGAAATCACCTTTAAAAACCATTTGAAATTTAAGCATAAAGATTACAGATATATTACATACGATTTGATTACCATCTGAAGCATATTGAATTAAATCTAAAGTCATTTGAAATTTAAgcttaataataacaaataagtgCGTGATTTGATTATTATCTGAAActattaaaattactttaaaaattcatttcaactttaacattaaaaggaaaaatacacaagtgATTTGGCAACCATGTGAAACACACGAAGTCCAAAAGTTATACGGCAGTGTTGCCATACGTACGAAAACAGGTTCCCCTCCATCCATAAtcctttaaaatgatattaaaaagtCATCGGGAatcactgtttttttccatctgtccatccgcctgtgttggttgcgtatggtaacactgcgtcccgggctttaatagTTACGCCATGtccaagttttatgtaaataaaaggatatctgggtgtacatttgcaactgaaaagtgttttaataatttactgtatgcgaattacaccgttattattcgaaataggatattattattattgttgagtgtaagctgaatgtaactatctaaagcccgggacgcagtgttaccatacgcaaacaccactggcgggtggacagatggaaaaaaaaccgagtatagtgattTACAACCATGTGAAGCCCGAAGGTTATACGGCAGTGTGCCATGCGTACGAAAACGTGTTCCCCGCCATCCATAACCTAGATCTAGTCTTCATAATCGCGCCTCCCCCTGACACAGTTCCTCGTAATTCCTACCCTCCCTTCGAAACACCTGCCTTCACGAGCTTCCTAACTCCATTTATGCAGTGGCACGCGCGCCATCCATCACCTGGTCAAACATTCCTCCCGAGACGCTTCTTCAAGGTCGACCTTGTGTAAACGCGGCCGAGTCTGGTCTCTCTTCGTCCCACCCCCTTATACCCCTCCCACCCGACCACCACCACCAGATATATTCCGACGGTGTATAAGGTAAACAGGACAAGAGCGGCAGCCGACTTTGACGTCGTTGCTTGGTCGGGTAAGCGCCGGAACTTTCACGCTAATCGGGGATTAAGCTCTGTTATAGGGAATTGGGTTTTGTActgtgttttctttttgtttgtatggtgtttttacgttgcatggaaccagtggttattcaccaacgggaccaacggctttgcgtgacttccgaaccacgtcgagggcgaacttctatcaccagaaatacacatctctcactcctcagtggaatggcggagaatcgaactcgcagccaccgagggggcaggccaagaccataccgatcacgccactgaggcgctttttttcACTGTGTGTTgcttgtgatgtttttttttcctgtttgcgtacatacatacatatatacacacagacatacacacaaacacgcacactcatatatactctatatatctatatatgtacataaataaattgtgtacacacacacactatatatatatatatatatatatatatatatatatatatatatatatatatatatatatatatatatacacacacaatgtgtgcatgtatgcatgtatatttgtaACAGGTACATCTGGCTGTACTGTCCATTTATCTTTAATTTGAAACTTAGTAGCAAAAGCAGAGGTCATAGTCATACATCCTGATTTCTACTGCCGTGGAAGGAAGCAGATGCAAAGGTATTTAAGCGAGTAAAAGTCCTTTTGCAGTAAATCATGGctttattttctgtcattttatatgttttttaatgaaaaaaagaagaaaggcaTCAATTGAAAACACAAGTCAGTTGTTGACTTATATTTCTAGTTATACAATTGGCCTTCGATATATTAATTATGGGTTCATAGGACCCCCAAATAAGGTTACTGTTGTAGATCTTCATTTACCATACCCCAATCGAATACTACGTAACGTCATACCAGTGTAAAACACAATGACATATTATATCATAAAAGGACACAAAGTACCATTATACCGCCATGCAACACCAAATATTACAAAACATGAAaccatataatgtatataccaaTGACTATATGACTATATAGAACCATAAcaattaaacactaaatactaaTATCCACCACATGACACCATACAGCATTGCACCATAATCCAGTGCTACATGGCAACAGGATAACGTATGAAAATCAGGTCCCATAACGAGCACCATACCACAATTAGATACCAATGCCATATTCTGACGTCAGTGAGATCTTCACAATCAGATACCACATATTAACAATTATTTATCACCCAATAGATACGCTACATTAGTCAGACATGAGAGCATCACAGACATCAGGCTTCACGTGATGCAATACGCTATCAGGAACCGCGCGTTATTTTATAAATGCATACTAGACATGGAAGAGCAACGTACATCTAACTTTTAAGTATCATCGCGTCACAGTCTGGACCAAAGACCAGCATACCGCAATCTGACTTTCAATAGCTCCATATCACAAGAAGGCACCAAATAAGAGCGGGGCAGTAATAAGTATTAGATATCCTtcaagaggaaggtgccaaaatACAGCATCACTTGCAGGAATCATAAACTCATCATAATACATCCCAACCACAGAATCCAACGCTATATTGACAGATTCATAAACTGCACAGCAGCCCAGCACTGAAATCAGATCCTAATTAGCAAGCTAACAAATTCAGGCACTATACAGCATCATACCGCAATCTGACACAGAGGCATCCCGCACATTTGGCAGCCTAGAAATGGCTTTAGCGATATCTAGACCTTGGCTCGTCACTATCCTGCCCAGCGAGGACATGTCACTATTACCCTGCGATTCTTCAAGGTAGATACAGAATTGAGAAGGTTTGTGGTCGTCTCCGTAACCTGAGTAATAGTACCCGCAGACGAGGCCTGGTGTTACTATTTCGTAATTCTGAGGCCCACGAGTCATTCCTGGCAGGGCAGCCCCACCGGTGCCGTCGTTATGTTCGTAGTCGCCTCCCCAGATCTTGACCCCGTACGTTGCCGTGTTGGCAAACTCGAGGAAACGAGTGTTTGAGTAAGATGGTCCTCGCTCCCCCGTGCACAGATACAGGAACTGGAGCGTCCTCCCGGCGTTGTCCAGCAGGATTATGTAAATTTTTCCCTGGGGGCTCCCATTGAACGTGATTTCGAAAAATACCAGAGGGGGAGTCTCGTCTGCCAACGTTCGCACTATGTCGTACTGAAAAGGTCAgcaaaaatggaataaaacttAGAGTAAAAACAAATTCAAACTATTAAACTATACATTGCTATAGCTTCTGTAACTCTGAATTCTGGACTGTGACAGACGGCCACTGGGTCACATGTAAAAGACAAGATTATGACATACTTGAAaccaatgaataaaaacaaattcaaacgATTAAACTATACATTGCTAGAGCTTCTGTAACTCTGAATTCTGGAATGTGACAGAAGGCCACTGGGTCACAAGTAAAAGACAAGATTATGATACACTTGAAGCCATGCTAATGAATGGCGAACCTTCTTGATTACTTGTTAACTCTGAGTTGGACAACAACATtctgagagagaagcaaaataATGATCATATTCCATCAATGGATTGGACGAGTCAGTGCTGTGAACTtttgctttcacttttttttttttttacggtcttttacatgtttttttcagTATCAGGAACAATCACACAAACGTGCAAGTCTCTTTAATTATCCCTTCTTGAAGAAAGGAAACGCtaggtcatttatttttaatcacatctgctgaagaaatgaaaaagtaacaAGCAATATTTCGAACTAACTGTAAGATTTAGACATTATATGAGCAAATTTGCTTTAAAATTCTTAACAGTGTAGAAATTGCTGTAAGGTAAAAAGTTTCCATGAACTACATAGTGCAGCATACATCAAGTGCATGTATCTACCACGAACTATATGCGATAAAATGTCACAGCTGGAATGAAATATTGATACCCAAAGGAAGTGGCTTACTAAACGGTTGACAGTGTCCATTTATGAGAGAATTTTATTCTACTCAGTAGCAACGTGTACCTTTCCATAAACTTCTGACTATTACTATTTCTAGTATCTACTTTTATCAGGTATctaatttatttgttgttttcattGTACAGTTTTTCACGTTTTGCTTAGACACCATCCTGTGGTAGCCTGCGTCACAACAGATCTTGCATATTTTGATTTGTGATGAGAAGACTAACACAGTGTTCCACCAACCTTACTTCTACTTAAGAGTACTTTCATGTGGATATTCTAGAGCCTTGTAGTACTTTATTTAACTTGTAAGCTGTGAAGAGCTAATATAATAGCAAAGAAGTTCTGTCAAACTTACTTGTATTCTGAGTCCTTCAGAGGGTGGAGACCCATCGCGCAAGGAATACAGAAGAATTCTTCCATCCTCAAACTTCACTTCAGCAAATCGAGGTGTGTCGTTTCCTGTGACTGTGGCATAGACCATTTGGCTTCCTCTTGCAGCATTTCTCAGCAACTGAAATATATTTAGAAGAGTTAGTTATTTGTGAAGGGCGGATGAATGAAGGATATTTTGAACCTATAACCAACCTACTGGGACCAAGTGGCCATTTAGCAtttctgtaaaaatgaaaaaaaaaaaatgatagcaaGTGAAGAGATGGATGCTGTGAGTAGGGGGTTccttaaaactgaaatattataaaaaccaaTAGATCATGAATAAATATGCATAATACTATTAATTGTTCAGACGATTCTTGTAACCATTCAGTTCCAAAACCTGCTATGTGGGTCTGGCCTTCACTGGAAAACTAATCTGTTTTCATATCAGCAACTTCCTGTATTAGACCGAACGTCAATCTTTCacctttcaaatatatattgaaaCTTCTTAAAAAACATAAGATAAATGTAGGCTAAAGCCTCTTCATTATAGAAGactataacaattaaaaaaaatccttacctcTCTTTTCTCCATTTTGGAAGCAACTTTCATTCTTCTCTCAAACAAAAGCTGTGACAAAGTTGGTGCCTCAGTCAACCATAATAGTCTGAACCTGTCAAACTGAGCCTTATGATTAGCAACGTCATCAATCACATCTGCCATTTCTGTTACAGAATTCGCTTCTTCTACAGTGTCTTTCGAGCGTTCAAGCAGAGCTGTAATTGCCTCTAGGGTTGATTTCTTCGTGGCAATTTCAGTGAGTTTTGACTGCAGCACCTCCACGGCATTC from Macrobrachium nipponense isolate FS-2020 chromosome 22, ASM1510439v2, whole genome shotgun sequence includes the following:
- the LOC135198453 gene encoding uncharacterized protein LOC135198453 isoform X1, with translation MEQPFLSCEICDLYYSNDRLPRNLPCGHAICTSCLEQILIRGKNCPECRTNLGSKLASQFPVNYPVLRLCGDLLVPDGSSSMPVKDFKASYRADLRRSLTQARQIREKLEGEESSIANCIKDSEREVVNLQEEIAKVKNAVEVLQSKLTEIATKKSTLEAITALLERSKDTVEEANSVTEMADVIDDVANHKAQFDRFRLLWLTEAPTLSQLLFERRMKVASKMEKRELLRNAARGSQMVYATVTGNDTPRFAEVKFEDGRILLYSLRDGSPPSEGLRIQYDIVRTLADETPPLVFFEITFNGSPQGKIYIILLDNAGRTLQFLYLCTGERGPSYSNTRFLEFANTATYGVKIWGGDYEHNDGTGGAALPGMTRGPQNYEIVTPGLVCGYYYSGYGDDHKPSQFCIYLEESQGNSDMSSLGRIVTSQGLDIAKAISRLPNVRDASVSDCGMMLYSA
- the LOC135198453 gene encoding E3 SUMO-protein ligase RanBP2-like isoform X2: MPVKDFKASYRADLRRSLTQARQIREKLEGEESSIANCIKDSEREVVNLQEEIAKVKNAVEVLQSKLTEIATKKSTLEAITALLERSKDTVEEANSVTEMADVIDDVANHKAQFDRFRLLWLTEAPTLSQLLFERRMKVASKMEKRELLRNAARGSQMVYATVTGNDTPRFAEVKFEDGRILLYSLRDGSPPSEGLRIQYDIVRTLADETPPLVFFEITFNGSPQGKIYIILLDNAGRTLQFLYLCTGERGPSYSNTRFLEFANTATYGVKIWGGDYEHNDGTGGAALPGMTRGPQNYEIVTPGLVCGYYYSGYGDDHKPSQFCIYLEESQGNSDMSSLGRIVTSQGLDIAKAISRLPNVRDASVSDCGMMLYSA